The following are encoded together in the Parabacteroides chongii genome:
- a CDS encoding toxin-antitoxin system YwqK family antitoxin — MIKRLLLTSTLLAGSALAIQAQDLVLSEGQYYTDETQTTPYTGRYTEFYDDGMLKMELYLKDGRPEGTYVIYYPSGKIAEVRSYYHGIFHGEWRTYNETGQLIGLASYKEGEKDGPWRIWNDKGIMRFEMFYTRGKKSGVWRTWDEEGKLLTEEKQ; from the coding sequence ATGATCAAAAGATTGTTATTAACATCCACATTGCTTGCCGGAAGCGCCTTAGCCATTCAGGCGCAGGACCTGGTGCTTAGCGAAGGACAATATTATACAGACGAAACGCAGACGACACCTTACACCGGCCGCTATACGGAGTTTTACGACGACGGTATGCTGAAAATGGAGTTGTATCTGAAGGACGGCCGCCCGGAAGGCACCTATGTTATCTATTATCCGTCCGGAAAGATTGCCGAGGTCCGCTCATACTATCATGGTATCTTCCACGGGGAATGGCGAACATACAATGAGACCGGTCAGCTAATCGGCTTGGCCTCTTACAAAGAGGGCGAGAAGGATGGCCCTTGGCGCATCTGGAACGACAAAGGCATCATGCGTTTCGAAATGTTCTATACGCGCGGCAAGAAAAGCGGCGTTTGGCGAACCTGGGATGAAGAGGGGAAGTTGCTGACGGAAGAGAAGCAATAA
- a CDS encoding T9SS type A sorting domain-containing protein codes for MKHYTLYNILILTCLMLMAGAGDAWGQNDFYSVKADHTIMDVLYVDPGEPKTVSFQETGESTGMDGYVRWYVIDKDNNTVEIDDRLEPTVNYNSKLTQYGNSYGWYATNNNQKLGNAASISCTFSAEDIRNGMKLVYEVSSVAADRTQSGNGTLVPLVIGVRHVYELRNANERATLLKTKLTEFESLGIKENSNDLTPLRKEQGKESNYVLNAYDIYMPKGKASNFRLPEDLDNYYIQDDNENTVKATEIRWKINTSNDGINWDTRSPYTGNQPNQNNPDVKYSTKTNNIINYEFTTNVKKACILAEVRGGNSTQTYTDWYPVSFLNVTMVDDSGITEDDLEANTTLYKRLARISFETEDEILYNNEQNIVNLLTNDPLKNVKTEVFTTEIEGEEREVESYYAFAHPEMYQYRYGNDLKVMKGEYALYRTLNYPNISYSTEGHGRNDPNLPTIRYNREDGEYSDYFPAQYDQWVTDRLWEKENGQQSGYFMYVDASETPGVITKIPISGLCPNTSLIVNAWVCDVTSGTGRTPANIGFTLKGKGENNTETILAKYYSGAIGTKDNGDFAAWQRVSFKFSFSKTDIKDTDNFILEISSNCESSNGADFGIDDISVYSTLPAITAQREDACDASVLMVSTDYQTLQSNMTWDISSDVIDKDQLQDFNYRKYRYGLMGNDPYAAVDDIMHPNIGNVYFAFTEIQENGDVGNWISVNKDLVDHTHDDELVKPEEDTEVLNRLQYVMRVAAQTDMKKYTDGDGRLWVPKTQEEAKKLEITMNVHAMNDFLEDLKRNSDLNERFKNDPHVEDLENIISNLCKRDGSTSTDAATIGNPLLVTEVYVDKIMNPTSTEYATYEKAARDLFICLGIPRIRCPWRSGDNAMLYLSEIDVHNTDLRFAGEIYKDEDGNTVEPSASGRYYVVLFSAKQIAESEDPNKPSEPTDPDAPAVEDVLGLNTPCALKKVIYVSPSITIKVDTETSATGVTCEGSIHTLNANLMVTPVDKVGNVTGEEMVDFDTWYEKEEYKYTFDWYLGSEKEANERVENTGHNTLQALLKAFRDGLGNTAEEKVANFTVEDVEKSKAIDDDAKAILKDLIGSSTEEPKLVFGKSPSFRWVAKVTAMPYVGSDGNDLDLPAEGETKKLFCTEPQELELAAESNVPTLNVGFGNIDYPKDIPLNTVPLRLGLAHIENKTTLTVPIQKEITFGMPEQSDNEEDASMKYVLKALENNKNVYLRDYNTYQVIGTLNSLIAQQDNKNNSLSLTFTLEEKDIPTYFKEGGIYDLYFPFGEYQYASTEDIEDAELIPNSCEGYAYLRIKIVPEYLTWSPSKDNPVWYNDKNWYASTKDELYSDQIGVGETKTNQLSPLYFTKVTVLEDEELALEDDEELTEKDNGVLKITDSNSTIQYDMAVNNTGENGAIVVKPYYINRVDQIYFKPKATLMNQHFLDYQTARVEFEMKESQPYWQSSPLYDVYAGDMYAPKQVGNDLSTAGKQVTPAFEDITYNQTGVTNSRWNPAFYQKAWDKSVAYQDHENKTGSANAVKSNWSIEYNDVWVPYALGTGFYARVEEQNVLVRLPKADKTYNYEEAEPQTRAGLSPAPTSREKYGKMADKAAVEVTFTPEKDSDGNHFLVGNPYMTYLNMEEFFKQNSSLNRKYWIIDTESNTTQAIVGTPDIPWTGATENGNNMTGLILPMTAFFVERAGYNEGEEKPEETQAEEEETNKEEVKITFTTDMMAAKPSAKATPSTRSHAATAPVLTLTAERDGQKGRSVITLRDNADNAYQPQEDAVVLLDSELDAPVAYSVAGNRTAQVNALRSIDNIPVGVYNSRKGDVSLTIEGISQLAEPLYLYDSYTRSSTLLEGDSYTLDLSGESHGRYYLRSSATGSIDTNAIAIYSVKNGKVIVSSTEEVRNIKVYSLNGSLVKEMKVNTTQHTFNLPKGIYIVRAKGNADAVKTEKVMVR; via the coding sequence ATGAAACACTATACATTATATAATATACTAATCCTCACTTGCCTGATGTTGATGGCAGGTGCGGGGGACGCTTGGGGGCAAAATGATTTCTATTCGGTGAAAGCGGATCATACGATTATGGATGTGCTGTATGTAGATCCGGGTGAGCCAAAGACAGTAAGTTTTCAGGAGACCGGTGAAAGTACAGGAATGGATGGTTATGTCAGATGGTATGTCATAGATAAAGATAATAATACAGTGGAGATAGACGACCGTTTAGAACCAACAGTAAACTATAATTCTAAATTAACCCAATATGGTAATAGTTATGGATGGTATGCCACGAATAATAATCAAAAGCTCGGAAACGCAGCAAGTATAAGCTGTACATTCAGTGCAGAAGATATACGCAATGGAATGAAACTTGTTTACGAGGTCAGTTCGGTAGCGGCAGATAGAACACAATCAGGCAATGGCACGCTTGTTCCTCTAGTTATCGGTGTCCGCCATGTGTATGAATTAAGGAATGCAAATGAAAGGGCAACGTTATTAAAAACAAAGCTAACAGAATTCGAGTCATTAGGCATTAAAGAGAATAGTAATGATCTTACACCATTAAGGAAAGAGCAAGGAAAAGAATCAAACTATGTATTAAATGCCTATGACATATATATGCCAAAAGGTAAAGCATCTAATTTCAGATTACCGGAAGATTTAGACAATTATTATATTCAAGATGATAATGAAAATACGGTAAAAGCGACAGAGATACGTTGGAAGATAAATACGAGTAATGATGGCATTAACTGGGATACAAGGTCTCCTTATACGGGCAACCAGCCTAATCAGAACAATCCAGATGTCAAATATTCTACTAAAACGAATAATATTATTAACTACGAATTTACAACAAATGTCAAGAAAGCATGTATTTTAGCAGAGGTTCGTGGGGGAAATAGCACCCAAACATATACAGATTGGTATCCAGTATCCTTCCTGAACGTCACCATGGTTGATGATTCCGGAATTACTGAAGATGACTTAGAAGCAAATACAACCTTATATAAAAGATTGGCACGTATCTCTTTTGAGACAGAAGACGAGATTTTATACAACAATGAGCAAAATATAGTGAATCTATTAACAAATGACCCACTAAAAAATGTCAAAACAGAAGTCTTCACTACAGAGATAGAAGGAGAAGAAAGAGAGGTAGAGTCTTATTACGCCTTTGCCCATCCGGAGATGTATCAATATAGATATGGTAATGACTTAAAAGTTATGAAAGGCGAATATGCTTTATATCGAACGTTGAACTATCCGAATATTTCATATTCTACAGAAGGACATGGACGTAATGATCCAAACTTACCTACTATCCGATATAATCGCGAAGATGGTGAATATTCCGATTATTTTCCAGCACAATACGACCAATGGGTCACCGACCGCCTATGGGAAAAGGAAAACGGTCAGCAATCCGGATATTTCATGTACGTTGATGCCTCTGAAACCCCTGGTGTCATTACAAAAATACCAATTAGCGGACTTTGCCCGAATACAAGCTTGATTGTAAATGCATGGGTTTGTGATGTAACATCTGGCACCGGCAGAACCCCTGCCAATATAGGATTTACCCTGAAAGGAAAAGGAGAGAATAACACAGAAACCATCCTTGCTAAATATTATAGTGGGGCTATAGGGACAAAGGATAATGGTGATTTTGCCGCTTGGCAACGAGTCTCTTTCAAATTTTCCTTCTCGAAGACAGACATCAAGGATACGGATAATTTTATCCTGGAGATATCCAGCAATTGCGAAAGTTCCAACGGTGCCGACTTCGGTATCGATGATATCTCCGTCTATAGCACACTTCCTGCCATCACCGCCCAGCGAGAAGACGCTTGCGATGCCTCCGTATTGATGGTCAGCACCGACTATCAAACACTACAGAGCAATATGACGTGGGATATTTCTTCGGATGTGATTGATAAAGATCAGCTACAAGACTTCAACTACAGAAAATACCGCTATGGCTTGATGGGTAACGACCCCTACGCAGCCGTAGATGATATTATGCACCCGAACATTGGTAATGTGTACTTCGCATTTACCGAGATACAAGAAAACGGAGATGTAGGAAACTGGATTTCAGTCAATAAAGACTTGGTTGATCATACACATGACGATGAGTTAGTCAAGCCAGAAGAAGATACAGAAGTACTGAACAGACTACAATATGTCATGCGTGTAGCTGCTCAAACGGATATGAAAAAGTATACCGATGGAGATGGAAGATTATGGGTTCCTAAAACTCAGGAAGAAGCCAAGAAACTTGAAATCACAATGAATGTACATGCCATGAATGACTTCTTGGAGGATTTGAAGCGAAACTCAGATCTGAACGAGAGGTTTAAAAATGATCCACATGTGGAAGACTTGGAAAATATCATAAGTAACTTATGCAAGCGAGACGGGAGTACCTCCACAGATGCGGCAACTATTGGTAATCCTCTGTTGGTAACAGAAGTGTATGTGGATAAGATCATGAATCCTACTAGCACAGAATATGCAACATATGAAAAAGCAGCCCGCGACCTCTTCATCTGTTTAGGCATCCCCCGTATCCGTTGCCCTTGGCGAAGTGGGGACAATGCAATGTTATACTTAAGCGAAATAGACGTGCATAATACCGACTTGCGTTTCGCTGGCGAAATCTATAAGGATGAAGATGGCAATACGGTGGAACCGTCTGCGTCAGGAAGATATTATGTGGTATTATTCAGCGCAAAACAGATCGCAGAGTCAGAAGATCCTAACAAACCGAGCGAGCCTACCGATCCTGATGCCCCAGCTGTAGAAGATGTACTCGGCTTAAATACCCCATGTGCCTTAAAGAAGGTCATCTATGTAAGTCCCTCCATCACAATCAAAGTCGATACAGAAACATCGGCAACCGGCGTTACTTGTGAAGGTTCTATCCATACCTTAAATGCAAATCTGATGGTCACTCCGGTAGACAAAGTTGGAAATGTGACGGGTGAAGAGATGGTTGACTTTGATACATGGTATGAAAAAGAGGAATATAAATACACCTTTGATTGGTATTTAGGCTCAGAGAAAGAGGCTAACGAGCGAGTAGAGAACACTGGGCATAATACATTACAAGCACTTTTGAAAGCATTCCGTGATGGACTAGGCAACACAGCTGAAGAGAAAGTTGCAAACTTTACAGTCGAAGATGTGGAAAAATCTAAAGCTATTGATGATGATGCAAAAGCAATCTTAAAAGATCTGATAGGCAGCAGTACGGAAGAACCGAAACTCGTATTTGGTAAATCTCCCTCTTTCCGTTGGGTAGCCAAAGTAACGGCTATGCCTTACGTGGGTAGTGATGGTAATGACCTAGATCTACCAGCGGAAGGAGAAACCAAGAAGTTGTTCTGTACAGAACCTCAGGAACTTGAATTGGCTGCGGAATCGAATGTGCCTACACTAAATGTTGGTTTCGGAAATATAGACTATCCGAAGGATATACCATTAAATACCGTACCGCTACGTTTAGGACTTGCACACATAGAAAACAAAACGACATTGACTGTTCCGATTCAAAAAGAGATTACGTTCGGAATGCCTGAGCAATCTGATAACGAAGAAGATGCTTCAATGAAATATGTACTAAAAGCACTAGAAAATAACAAAAATGTTTACTTAAGAGATTATAACACGTATCAGGTAATTGGAACATTAAACTCTTTGATAGCGCAACAGGATAACAAAAACAATTCTTTGTCATTAACTTTTACTTTGGAGGAGAAGGATATACCAACCTACTTCAAAGAAGGGGGAATTTATGATCTTTATTTTCCTTTCGGGGAATATCAATATGCTTCCACAGAAGATATTGAAGACGCAGAATTGATACCTAATTCCTGCGAGGGCTACGCTTACCTCCGAATCAAGATCGTTCCCGAATACCTCACATGGTCTCCTAGCAAAGACAACCCTGTTTGGTATAACGATAAGAACTGGTATGCATCCACCAAAGACGAGTTGTATAGCGATCAGATTGGAGTTGGCGAAACGAAAACCAACCAACTCTCCCCCCTATACTTCACCAAAGTAACCGTGTTGGAAGATGAAGAGTTGGCTCTTGAGGATGATGAAGAATTGACAGAAAAAGACAATGGTGTATTGAAAATTACAGATTCAAATAGCACAATTCAATACGACATGGCTGTCAACAACACGGGAGAAAATGGTGCAATAGTAGTAAAGCCTTACTACATTAATAGGGTAGACCAAATCTACTTCAAGCCCAAAGCAACGTTGATGAACCAGCATTTCTTGGATTATCAAACAGCACGCGTAGAGTTTGAAATGAAAGAAAGCCAGCCTTACTGGCAGTCGTCTCCATTATATGATGTGTATGCGGGAGATATGTATGCTCCGAAACAAGTTGGTAATGATCTTAGTACAGCAGGAAAACAAGTTACTCCTGCTTTTGAAGATATCACATATAATCAAACAGGAGTCACCAACAGCCGTTGGAATCCAGCTTTCTATCAAAAGGCTTGGGATAAGTCGGTAGCTTATCAAGATCATGAAAACAAAACCGGTAGTGCAAACGCCGTCAAATCTAACTGGAGCATCGAATATAACGATGTTTGGGTTCCTTACGCGTTGGGTACAGGTTTCTATGCCCGCGTAGAAGAACAGAATGTTTTGGTGCGTCTGCCAAAAGCAGATAAGACCTACAACTACGAAGAAGCGGAACCACAGACTCGTGCCGGACTTTCTCCTGCTCCAACAAGCCGAGAAAAGTATGGTAAAATGGCAGACAAAGCAGCAGTGGAAGTTACCTTCACTCCTGAAAAAGATAGCGACGGCAACCACTTCTTGGTCGGTAATCCGTATATGACTTATTTGAATATGGAAGAATTCTTCAAGCAAAACAGTTCTTTAAATAGGAAATACTGGATTATAGATACAGAATCAAACACTACACAAGCGATTGTTGGCACTCCGGATATACCTTGGACTGGCGCAACGGAAAATGGCAACAATATGACCGGCTTGATTCTACCTATGACTGCTTTCTTTGTTGAACGCGCTGGTTATAATGAAGGAGAGGAAAAGCCGGAAGAAACACAAGCGGAAGAAGAAGAAACAAACAAAGAGGAAGTAAAGATTACATTCACAACCGACATGATGGCAGCCAAACCGTCAGCCAAAGCAACTCCCTCTACCCGCTCCCACGCAGCCACCGCCCCCGTGCTCACGCTGACTGCCGAACGTGACGGACAGAAAGGTCGCTCGGTAATCACCCTGCGTGACAATGCCGACAACGCCTATCAGCCGCAGGAGGATGCCGTGGTATTGCTCGACTCCGAACTGGATGCACCGGTAGCCTACTCCGTTGCCGGTAACCGCACCGCACAGGTGAATGCCCTGCGCAGCATCGACAACATCCCGGTAGGTGTCTACAACAGCCGCAAGGGAGACGTAAGCCTCACCATCGAAGGTATCTCCCAACTGGCCGAACCGCTCTACCTCTACGATAGCTACACCCGCAGCAGCACCCTGCTGGAAGGCGACAGCTATACGCTAGACCTCTCCGGCGAAAGCCACGGACGCTACTATCTACGCAGCTCTGCCACCGGAAGCATCGACACGAACGCAATCGCCATCTACTCCGTCAAAAACGGTAAAGTGATTGTCTCCTCAACCGAGGAAGTACGCAACATCAAGGTCTACTCTCTGAATGGCTCGCTGGTCAAAGAGATGAAGGTCAATACAACACAACATACTTTCAACCTGCCGAAAGGTATCTACATCGTCCGCGCCAAAGGCAATGCCGATGCAGTCAAGACCGAAAAGGTGATGGTGCGCTAA
- a CDS encoding FimB/Mfa2 family fimbrial subunit — translation MMIAGMGLTACDYFSDDSLKPCEYRLHFVYDYNMKFADAFQHEVERATLFICDNKGNYIMQQDFNGNALKANNIKLDLEPGTYYTVTWAGLSEQSYSMPELTPGTTTLQDLRLRTLREADATQRDELSPLWHSLDTLVITRDKHEDKTISLAKNTNKLRFVLQDTDGNCMDVRDFTFEIKADNGYMDYDNSLLEDPVITYLPYMTKNVNIAEGDSIMGKPAMQTVAVAEMNTMRLMAGENYRLIVRHKDWEKDVLNINLNNYLLLTQMEGHAISAQEYLDRQDEYSIVFFLTPTYCPDCPDPKPDPDPEEPDPGPEDPDPEDPDPENPDKPDPEPDPDPDPDPVPDPDVPIVRYTCLKVQVKDWVIRINQGEL, via the coding sequence ATGATGATAGCAGGCATGGGGTTGACAGCCTGCGATTACTTCTCCGACGATTCGCTCAAACCTTGCGAATACCGGCTGCACTTCGTCTACGATTACAACATGAAATTTGCCGACGCTTTCCAGCATGAGGTCGAACGGGCCACATTGTTTATCTGCGACAACAAAGGTAATTACATCATGCAGCAAGACTTCAACGGCAACGCCCTGAAAGCAAACAATATCAAGCTCGACCTCGAACCGGGTACCTACTACACCGTCACCTGGGCAGGCCTGAGCGAACAGTCCTACTCCATGCCGGAACTCACCCCCGGCACGACCACGCTACAGGATCTGCGCCTGCGCACCCTACGTGAAGCCGATGCTACGCAACGGGACGAACTCTCACCCCTGTGGCACAGCCTCGACACACTGGTCATCACGCGCGACAAACACGAAGACAAAACCATCAGCCTCGCAAAAAACACAAACAAACTGCGCTTCGTCTTGCAGGACACCGACGGCAACTGCATGGACGTACGCGATTTCACTTTCGAGATCAAGGCAGACAACGGATATATGGACTACGACAACAGCCTGCTCGAAGACCCTGTAATCACCTACCTCCCTTACATGACTAAAAACGTCAACATCGCCGAGGGCGACAGCATCATGGGCAAGCCCGCCATGCAGACCGTCGCCGTAGCAGAAATGAACACCATGCGTCTGATGGCAGGCGAAAACTACCGCCTCATCGTGCGCCACAAAGACTGGGAAAAGGACGTGCTCAACATCAACCTCAACAATTACCTGCTCCTTACCCAGATGGAGGGCCACGCCATCAGCGCACAGGAATACCTCGACCGCCAGGACGAATACTCCATCGTCTTCTTCCTGACCCCGACCTACTGCCCGGATTGCCCCGACCCCAAACCGGATCCCGATCCTGAGGAGCCTGATCCTGGTCCCGAAGATCCCGACCCGGAAGACCCGGACCCCGAAAATCCGGACAAACCGGATCCCGAACCTGATCCGGACCCTGATCCGGACCCTGTACCGGATCCCGACGTCCCCATCGTACGCTACACCTGCCTGAAAGTCCAGGTGAAAGACTGGGTCATCCGAATCAACCAAGGTGAACTATAA
- a CDS encoding Mfa1 family fimbria major subunit (Members of this family are fimbrial shaft proteins (major subunit proteins), found in the Bacteriodetes. The family is named for Mfa1 from Porphyromonas gingivalis, and is related to but distinct from the family of FimA from the species.): protein MKLKSTLWALAFACAAVSCSDDLDESGKGNGTEGSGEKGYVKIAINNGVETKADSDPAVPPTAGEDGDTPNGEEGTANEYKINNVTLILFKNTSATTGNEYKLVKTSTIVGAGYATAGAETNGDDDWHKHGVMVEVSVTQQGESFDGNTYGVITVANMGETLYNLVTKQGTTNPQITTGEVLANYLVDKAHTSNENFIMSSHKEEGEKVTLHANESAAEERTTALHVERLAAKVRLNPITTPTQDGYDFFYTHKVGTDGNTELGKARLDHVALINNLSSGSYLLKRVTGGDQDDELGDDDTNDIYLGDEEGSANAAENYVVDPWTRGKKTTGAGDAIALLELDQIQAAGVTQPIGSATKTLTYTNYFQGGITYDILWGGRAADQATSTGAVTALQNTIALAQSSETTIPSQITLGYPMENIADQTLSKKGYVTGALFKAVYFPKVWVNNAGTVGQTVVYDAGGDSGNGYADLDKDSDGTTFCVYQGNVYESEQAIFNQVMTTEQVNNITYETFKAEAKTILYSNIKGALNVADPFGYIAYLNKKIDEYNAVDGQQVEENTTLETLGASNLPDYLKSAEGAAIFNKLVSVFEDGVCYYPYWIKHANNNDVSSVGIMEFAIVRNNIYDLTVTKVGRWGLPGSEVTDPPVDPESPTFYFNVNVNVLNWKERKNDNIVL from the coding sequence ATGAAACTTAAAAGTACATTATGGGCACTCGCTTTCGCTTGCGCAGCGGTGTCTTGCTCGGATGATTTGGATGAGTCGGGCAAAGGAAATGGAACTGAAGGTAGTGGAGAAAAAGGCTACGTGAAAATTGCCATCAATAACGGAGTGGAGACAAAGGCCGATAGTGATCCTGCTGTCCCTCCCACTGCCGGAGAAGATGGTGATACCCCGAATGGAGAAGAAGGTACTGCAAATGAATACAAAATAAATAATGTAACCTTGATTCTTTTTAAGAATACAAGTGCCACCACTGGAAATGAATATAAACTGGTGAAAACCTCTACTATTGTAGGAGCCGGTTATGCAACTGCCGGCGCAGAGACAAATGGAGATGATGATTGGCATAAACACGGAGTGATGGTTGAAGTGAGTGTTACCCAGCAGGGAGAATCTTTCGACGGCAATACCTACGGAGTAATTACTGTGGCTAATATGGGTGAGACTTTATATAACTTGGTGACTAAACAAGGAACAACAAATCCCCAAATAACAACCGGTGAGGTCCTTGCCAACTATTTAGTGGATAAAGCACACACTAGTAATGAAAACTTTATCATGTCTTCCCATAAGGAAGAAGGAGAAAAAGTCACTTTACACGCAAACGAGAGTGCTGCAGAAGAAAGAACTACCGCTCTCCATGTAGAACGCTTGGCTGCAAAGGTGAGATTGAATCCGATTACTACTCCTACGCAGGATGGTTATGATTTCTTTTATACACATAAAGTAGGTACAGATGGCAACACTGAACTCGGTAAAGCCCGCCTGGACCACGTAGCTCTCATAAACAATCTGAGCAGTGGCTCTTATTTGCTGAAACGAGTAACAGGTGGTGATCAGGATGATGAATTAGGAGATGATGACACCAATGATATTTATTTGGGAGACGAAGAAGGTTCAGCCAATGCAGCAGAGAATTATGTAGTTGATCCTTGGACAAGAGGGAAAAAAACTACTGGGGCAGGCGATGCAATAGCTTTACTAGAGTTGGATCAGATCCAGGCAGCAGGCGTTACTCAGCCGATTGGGAGTGCAACTAAGACGTTAACATATACCAACTACTTCCAAGGTGGAATTACTTATGATATTTTGTGGGGAGGAAGAGCAGCAGATCAAGCAACAAGTACAGGCGCGGTAACCGCATTACAGAATACAATAGCTCTTGCCCAATCATCAGAAACTACAATACCTAGTCAAATAACCCTCGGCTACCCGATGGAAAACATTGCTGATCAAACCCTTTCTAAAAAAGGATATGTTACCGGTGCTTTGTTTAAAGCTGTTTATTTCCCGAAAGTGTGGGTGAATAATGCTGGCACGGTTGGTCAGACGGTGGTGTATGACGCTGGTGGAGATAGTGGTAACGGTTATGCAGATTTGGATAAAGACAGCGATGGTACAACTTTCTGCGTCTACCAAGGCAATGTCTACGAAAGCGAACAAGCTATCTTTAATCAAGTTATGACAACTGAACAGGTAAATAATATTACATATGAAACATTCAAAGCGGAAGCTAAGACCATCCTGTACTCCAATATAAAAGGCGCTTTAAATGTTGCTGACCCGTTCGGGTATATCGCATATCTAAATAAAAAGATAGACGAATACAACGCTGTAGACGGTCAGCAAGTGGAAGAGAATACAACACTTGAGACTTTAGGAGCCTCAAATCTTCCTGATTACTTGAAATCAGCTGAAGGAGCAGCCATATTCAACAAATTAGTAAGCGTATTCGAAGATGGCGTTTGCTACTATCCTTACTGGATTAAGCATGCTAATAACAATGATGTTAGTAGCGTAGGTATTATGGAGTTTGCAATCGTTCGTAACAACATCTACGACTTGACAGTAACTAAGGTTGGCAGATGGGGACTACCGGGTTCAGAAGTGACAGACCCGCCAGTAGATCCGGAAAGCCCGACATTCTACTTCAACGTAAATGTTAACGTATTGAACTGGAAAGAGCGTAAGAACGACAACATCGTTCTCTAA
- a CDS encoding HU family DNA-binding protein: protein MSAKYKLVKRKDFSKDAPEDAVKYFAQLVNNGTVGFEELCEGIAEETALTSADVKSCLDRLPRHIARHVKEGRTVQVGELGTFRPTVGSKGAATEDEFDAATMMKKPSVSFLPGKVIQAVRSAMTFTRVKKDNTTKEEEDDRPVIE, encoded by the coding sequence ATGAGTGCCAAGTACAAACTGGTGAAGCGCAAAGACTTCTCCAAAGACGCACCGGAAGATGCGGTCAAGTATTTTGCCCAACTGGTGAACAACGGAACTGTCGGTTTCGAAGAACTCTGTGAAGGCATTGCCGAAGAAACGGCGCTGACAAGTGCCGATGTCAAATCCTGTCTCGACCGCTTGCCCAGGCATATAGCCCGCCACGTGAAGGAGGGCCGTACGGTGCAAGTCGGCGAGCTGGGCACCTTCCGCCCCACCGTGGGCAGCAAGGGAGCCGCCACCGAAGACGAGTTCGACGCCGCCACGATGATGAAGAAGCCGTCCGTCTCATTCCTTCCCGGCAAGGTGATACAAGCTGTCCGCAGCGCGATGACCTTCACCCGCGTAAAGAAAGACAACACGACAAAAGAAGAAGAGGACGACCGCCCCGTAATCGAATAG